One Triticum dicoccoides isolate Atlit2015 ecotype Zavitan chromosome 3B, WEW_v2.0, whole genome shotgun sequence genomic window, TATTAGCCGAGCACAATGCAAGCTAACACCTTCAGAACACATCAGAAATTATTGAACAAAAACAGGAAACGCGGcacaattattattattttattaccCCCAAATGTAACTAGCATTTGCAAGCAGACCGTGTGGATGTGATGAACAGAACATTGAACTAGTCTAAAACATTTTAAAGATAAAATAATTTAAGATAACCCCCTGAACTTTCCCAGCGAGATAATGAAACTTCAGCCCCCTGAGATGGTTTTGCACCGCAGTTTAGACTTCCTAAACTCTTTTTTTTCAATAAACAACCACCCAAAACCGCCTCGAGAGGTTAAACTATCGGTTTTGTATGTTCAGGAGGTTGGGTATCTCACATCATAGTGTAAGAAGTTATGTAGGCCAAGCATCAAAGTTCAGGGAGTAATCTGGCTTTTTCCAAATATTAATGAACAAACAGTCACAAAAAGGAAAACCTGACCTTCTCATCAATCCACATTAGAGAGCGCAGTTGATTATCCAGTATTCGGACAGCAACATCAAATGGTGCCATGGTATCCGTAGCCTCAAGCTCACCACCCTGCATTGGACAAGGAGACTCAAGCAATGCTCATCACAAGGCAAATGTTACAATCTGGATATTTACCTGAGTAGAATTCATGGTCTGAATGATGGATTTCACTTGTTCTGTCATATGCTGCAACTCATTCTCCACAACTTCAGCTTGCTCGTACCTTTGCATTGCCAAATAATTTGGTTAGAGATTTTGTTTCTGAAATAAGTTGTATCATTTGTTTACTGGAGATTAAAAAGTCAAACTAAACCCAAGACTAAAATAAGAAGCTAAAACAGCCAAAAtacattgaactaacattatatcccttgccgaggcagcctcaTCTTCACGAAGTAAGACCCGTTCATCCTGGAATATacgctcggcttcctcctccatgctCTGCAGAGCCTTGTCCACCTGCAATTATAAAACATGTAGGTTGTAAGTACAAAGCTCAATAATTAATCTCTGCAGGCTCACCCTATATGGATAAGTCGCTAAGAAGACTAATCTCGAAGTCTGGTAGTCTCGGTGACCAGAAAATTCCAGCGCATATGCACTCACATCAGTTCTATCAGATTATCAATATTGCGCCTGCGGAGTAACCTGTTTCCCACCAAAACCATGTGACAGTCCAACACTATTATTGTATGTATAAGAAACGTTTACTTCTTGAGCAGTGTGTATTAAACAATTTGATAGACAACCTAGCTGTAAGTCAGTTCAGCGTGTTAAGCAAAAATCTGCAATGCAAATTCTGAACAAGCATGACAATCCTCACTCAACTGAACTTCCAATTGGTAAATTGACAGACACAAATGTACAATCAATTAAATGACTGTGTGATGGCTAACTAACATACTAAGTAAATAACACATTCAACAGAGGGCCTAATTGATTATGCAATTAAATCGTCCGATGGGAGCTGTGctaaaaattacaaaaaaaatgtgcATCTAACCCTCAACAAGGTGGCTTTTGTTGGTGACATCACTTAAAAACCATCGACATGACTTTAAACATCAGAAATTTATTAGAAAAATGCACAAAATTCTTGTAAAGATAAAACCTCAATCAGGCAATTCTGTATCATTATTATAGTTATAAACCACAAATCTTAGATACAATCTACGAGATATTTAAACACACAAGATTAGAAAGAGACATCAGGCTATCAGGCATAAAAACATCTCTGGTCGACATATATCTCAAACCAATTTTATCCAACAACATAAGTACATGATGGACTAAAATGAAGGAATGATCTCTCCCAGGGCAGCTTATAAATAGCTCCCTCTaaagtttgcaaagtttgacttttcaaaaaatctatacgcgctacattatggaatggaggtaGTATATCATATGAAGGAAAGCAGACAAGTAGAATATTTGTGTTTAGAGATCAAGTAGAATGAGACACAAAACAAACACAAAGAAAACTAACTTGTAGCTAATATATGAGCAGACAAGAAaaagttcacacacacacacacacctctttCTGATGAGTTTCTATCAACTCAAGTTGCCTCTCCAAGCTTGTTTGTGTTTCAACAACTTTGGCCACATCAGCCTGCAACAGGTCAGCATTCAAGATGAAACATAACGATGAAAATTTAGTGTGAACATCATGATTCAAGAGAGAATCTGCTATGTACTGATCTGAAACACATCAAATGGACTCTAGATGAACAACTAGAGTTGATTAAGTACTGGTTTCTATTTATTTTCGTTTCGAATCAACTACAAATATTTtagattgcttattttgatgatggaACTAATTGACTTATTAATGCCCCACCTTTAGGTCCAAATACTGTTATGTTAAGTAACGGAACACAAATTTGTGAAACTGATACTAAGAATGTAGCACCATGCCATGTTTACCCTGGTTAATGATAGAACCATCACTACTTGGCATTGGTCCAATTGGAACAAGACAAGTGGTTGGAGACAACGCGTATGGCTGTCAATAATTTGAAATTTTACCTAAAAGGTGCATACTGACAAGTATTGAAACAAGTCTAAGGAGCTGAAACAACAAATAAGTTGAACCGGATGTAGCATTGACATAGGAACAATCAGCTCATCCTATAGTATTTACGATATACGTTAACACAATTTAAGATTCTCTCCCTTCGTAAGTCATAACATCTGGCTAGAAACCTGGATAAGCCTAAATTGCACTACATGATACTCCCTACATCCTCAATGTAGGTCGTTTTAGCCATCCTCAATGCAATGCTTTTAACATAAAACAATGGAATGTGTAACATTTCTGTTAACCACTATCTTCAACAAATGCATTAGTTGAAAAAAACTACAAAATCAGCAAGTATATATATGTACTTTAAAGAGCTTCAGGTAGACCTAAAAGCAAAAGCTTGCATGAAATGAACTAGAAAACAGAACTGTAATGGGACATACTCTCTGTTCTCAGTTCATATTATAATTCAGTAAAAGAGCTGGCGCTCCCACACATAACATTAATGGACATTTAATACAGACAAAATTGGCTAAAAGGCATACCTCAAGCCTTATAAGAACATTCCTGTTTTGCAGAATTCTCCTGTCCCATTCAGATATGGCAGTTGCATGCTTCCGGAACTTTGCAGTGCGGTCTTGAAGACCATTGTTCCAGTCCCTAATAATCTATAATAGGTAGCTCCATGAGACTTCAATACCAAAATATCACTAGCTTACTGCGCATCTAAGGTGAAGATGTTCAGAAAGCACAGTAGAAGATCAATCCAGCCTGGAAGAAACGACAGTACTCGAAAAAGATAAGTGCAATACCTCCTCGACACATTTACCAACAATTTCTGACGGAAGCTTAGCTGCTTGAGGTGCTGCTGGAGTGATGGCACTCGTACTAGCTCTGCAGAAAGAATACAAGAGGAACATTGTAGAAAATGTTAAAACCTTGCTATGCAAGTGCAGTAACAAGTCATCGTAGAAATAAACTGAGGGGGGATGTACAACCCAGTGCTGCTAGCTTGAATAGCTGAGGAAGTCGCCTGACTTGTGGTGGCGATGGTGGCTAGTGTGCTTGCAGCTGTAGTAGAACCGCCTGTGGAATACACACACTTAATACGCTCAAGATTGCCAAAGCTGTCACTTAGGAAATTAGTAAACAGACATAGTGGAACAAAAACTGCCAAGGTTACAAAGAACTAAATGGGTACTGAAAGCAATAAGTAGTTCAGGATATGTATACTATGCGCTATTGAGACCTAATTGTTCGGTGTAGTGTATAGTATGCTTGAGCTAATCTAAACACAAGACACCGAAATGCAAAAGGTACTGAGCATGAAGAAATGTATCTCACCAAGCAGTGTAGACTGAGCTGCCGAAGTTGAGCCAGGAGCTGGTGTGGAAGCTTGCAAGCTAAAACTAGGAAATGCAGTTGTTGTGGTAGAAGGAGTCGTGGCTGCAGAAGTAGTGATAGTGGTGGCAGTGGTTGTAACTGCTGCAGCTGATGACGCCTGCGGGACTGTAAAGCTGAAACCGCTAGCGGAGAACAATGATGACCCCGAGGTTGCAGGGGCAGGGGCAGCCGCAGCTGATGGAACAGTGGATGCACTCGTTGCGGAAGCAGAACCAAACGTTGGCGTGGGAGTAGCAAAAGATGCACCGAACGGGGAGCTAAGAGAGGTCGCCGAcgagcttgcagctgcaccagtatTAGAGAACAATGACGGAGCAGATGCAGCCTGCGAAGTGGCCAAGGAGAAACCACTGGCGGGCGCAGAGGCAGGCGTGGTGGGAGCAGCGGATGCACTGTTGGAGAACGAGAAGGCAGAGGCTGAAGAAGCACCCGAGAACAAGGAAGAGGCGGTGCTGGCCGTCGTTGTGCTTCCTGATGCCGGCGTGAAACCAAACGACGGAGCAGAGACAGTAGTTGCTGGCGCTAATGAAAAGCCAAGGGATGGCGCGGTCGTGGCAGTGGTTGCAGGAGACGAGGCCGCGGCACCGAACAAC contains:
- the LOC119277648 gene encoding nuclear pore complex protein NUP62-like; its protein translation is MATSFAFGNSGGAGSTSSSPFSFSTAPSAFSSSPAPAFGSSPAPAFGSSPAPAFGSSPFSATTASSAPAFGSSLFGSTPASASAPATATASSPSAFGFGATGFGFSQPAATASASPLFGAPATSAAATTPSIFGAATTTPSPFGASATSSAATTPSLFGAVSSPAATPGLFGATTAAASTPSIFGAVSSAPSTPGLFSGAATGFGFGSSASGSAAASTPSFGFGAPAASSTATTSASAPALFGAATGGSSLFGSTSTAPLFGAAASSPATTATTAPSLGFSLAPATTVSAPSFGFTPASGSTTTASTASSLFSGASSASAFSFSNSASAAPTTPASAPASGFSLATSQAASAPSLFSNTGAAASSSATSLSSPFGASFATPTPTFGSASATSASTVPSAAAAPAPATSGSSLFSASGFSFTVPQASSAAAVTTTATTITTSAATTPSTTTTAFPSFSLQASTPAPGSTSAAQSTLLGGSTTAASTLATIATTSQATSSAIQASSTGASTSAITPAAPQAAKLPSEIVGKCVEEIIRDWNNGLQDRTAKFRKHATAISEWDRRILQNRNVLIRLEADVAKVVETQTSLERQLELIETHQKEVDKALQSMEEEAERIFQDERVLLREDEAASARDIMYEQAEVVENELQHMTEQVKSIIQTMNSTQGGELEATDTMAPFDVAVRILDNQLRSLMWIDEKANEFSNRIQRLPNNSTAAERDSGIPRFWLS